The following are encoded together in the Pseudidiomarina andamanensis genome:
- a CDS encoding alpha/beta hydrolase, producing MYTDDDPQWIRFFTQQIQPFWHDHVEVNNLTRPDGVVLHWFLHRPVHPQGLIIICPGRIEASLKYQELVWHLAQANYAVAIVDHRGQGFSDRLSNNPHHGHIDQFQDFVDDLDAVVQEATRYYPRIPHYLLAHSMGGAISALYLAQHKHTIRKAVLSSPMLGVLTGDTPQWLAKTIAVGGALLNRWFSPRKPWYFFGMTDYIHVPFDENELTHSEARYQMFRDAYEENPQVQLGGPTFNWLAQAFAAMHAAHQQADRIDVPILLLQSGADTVVDNQAQRKFFSKLKNDQSQIKCIEGAKHELFMESDRFRQPALDAVLSWFQPDK from the coding sequence ATGTACACGGATGACGACCCGCAGTGGATCCGTTTCTTCACTCAGCAAATTCAGCCGTTTTGGCACGATCACGTTGAAGTCAATAACCTAACACGTCCTGACGGCGTGGTGCTGCATTGGTTTTTGCATCGTCCGGTGCACCCGCAAGGGCTCATAATTATTTGCCCAGGCCGAATTGAAGCGTCATTAAAATATCAAGAATTGGTGTGGCATTTAGCGCAAGCGAACTACGCTGTTGCCATTGTGGATCATCGTGGGCAGGGTTTCTCAGACCGTTTAAGCAATAACCCGCACCACGGGCATATCGACCAGTTTCAAGATTTCGTGGATGACCTCGATGCCGTGGTGCAAGAGGCGACACGTTACTACCCGCGTATTCCGCACTATTTGTTGGCCCACTCAATGGGTGGCGCAATTAGCGCGTTGTATTTAGCCCAACACAAACACACCATTCGCAAAGCCGTATTGTCATCGCCGATGCTCGGTGTATTGACTGGGGACACGCCACAATGGCTGGCGAAAACGATTGCGGTTGGCGGTGCTCTGTTGAATCGTTGGTTTAGCCCGCGTAAGCCGTGGTACTTCTTTGGTATGACCGATTATATCCACGTGCCGTTTGATGAAAACGAGCTCACCCACAGCGAAGCGCGCTATCAAATGTTTCGCGATGCCTATGAAGAAAACCCGCAGGTGCAACTCGGGGGCCCTACCTTCAATTGGCTTGCGCAGGCCTTTGCCGCCATGCATGCCGCTCATCAACAAGCCGACCGCATTGACGTGCCAATACTGTTGCTGCAGTCCGGCGCCGACACAGTGGTCGATAACCAAGCGCAACGCAAATTCTTCAGCAAACTAAAAAACGACCAAAGCCAAATCAAATGTATTGAAGGCGCCAAGCATGAGCTCTTTATGGAGTCTGATCGCTTCCGTCAACCGGCGCTTGATGCTGTTTTGAGCTGGTTTCAACCCGATAAATAA